The uncultured Dysgonomonas sp. genome contains the following window.
TGCCGCAATTTGCGCATCTGCCACTATTGCTTAAACCCGAAGGAAATGGTAAATTGAGTAAGCGCGACGGAGATCGTTTGGGATTTCCTGTATTTCCATTGGAATGGAAAGATCCGAAAACGGGAGAGATTTCATCCGGCTACCGTGAGAGCGGTTATTTGCCCGAAGCTGTTATCAACTTCCTTGCGCTCTTAGGCTGGAATCCGGGTAATGATCAGGAGATTATGTCTATGGATGAACTTGTACAGCTATTCTCTCTTGAAAAATGTAGTAAGAGTGGAGCTAAATTCGATTATGAAAAAGGCAAATGGTTCAATCATCAGTATATACAATTGCGCCCGAATGCCGAAATTGCTAATATATATTATCCCCTTCTTGAGGAAAAAGGAGTGGATGTTACTCTCGACTATGTGGAAACAGTCGTGGGACTTGTTAAAGAGCGGGTAAGCTTTGTAAAAGAATTATGGGATCAATCGTTTTTCTTCTTCGTTGCACCTGTTTCATACGATGAAAAGGTAGTAAAAAAACGTTGGAAAGAGGACTCTCCTGCGCAAATGTCAGAATTGATCACTGTGTTGAAGGATATAGACGATTTTTCTGCGCACAATCAGGAAGAAATTGTAAAAGCATGGATAGAATCGAAAGGTTATCATCTGGGGAATATCATGAATGCTTTTCGTCTGGCTATTGTCGGCGAATCGAAGGGTCCGCATATGTTCGATATAACGGCTGTTATCGGCAAAGGTGAGACTGTTGTCCGTTTGCAGAAAGCCATTGAGGAAATCAAAATTTCGTAACCATGTTTTTTTATAATTTCGCCATATATCTGTATGCATTTATCGTTCGCATCATTTCTCCTTTCCACAAGAAGGCGAGAAAGATGATAATCGGGCATAAACAAACCTACAAAATACTCAAGGAAAAGGTTGACCCTAAGGCAAAATATATATGGTTTCATGCTGCTTCGCTCGGTGAGTTTGAGCAGGGCCGCCCGATAATAGAAGAAGTAAAGCGCAAGAATCCCGAATATAAAATATTACTTACATTCTTTTCCCCGTCGGGATATGACGTTCGCAAAGATTATCCATTGGCCGATATCGTTTGTTATCTGCCATTCGATAAGAGACGTAATGTGAAGAAGTTCCTGAAACTGGTGAAGCCTGAAATGGCGATTTTTATCAAATACGAGTTTTGGTATAATTTTGTGAATACCTTACACAAGCAGGGAATACCTATCTATATGGTTTCGGCTATCTTCCGTTCTTCACAGATTTTCTTCAAATGGTATGGAATGGATATGCGCAAGTTGCTGAAAAAATATACGTGCATCTGTGTGCAGGATACCAATTCGGCTGAATTG
Protein-coding sequences here:
- the gltX gene encoding glutamate--tRNA ligase, producing the protein MSQKVRVRFAPSPTGPLHIGGVRTALYNYLFAKKHGGDFVLRIEDTDSQRFVPGAEEYIIEALTWLGLKFDEGTHVGGAYAPYRQSDRKEIYRKYVDVLLDKGAAYIAFDTPEELEAKRAAVANFQYDASTRGEMRNSLTLSSEEVQALIDAGNQYVVRFKIEANQEVLVNDVIRGEVKYNSSVLDDKVLFKSADNLPTYHLANIVDDHLMEITHVIRGEEWLPSAPLHVLLYNAFGWEATMPQFAHLPLLLKPEGNGKLSKRDGDRLGFPVFPLEWKDPKTGEISSGYRESGYLPEAVINFLALLGWNPGNDQEIMSMDELVQLFSLEKCSKSGAKFDYEKGKWFNHQYIQLRPNAEIANIYYPLLEEKGVDVTLDYVETVVGLVKERVSFVKELWDQSFFFFVAPVSYDEKVVKKRWKEDSPAQMSELITVLKDIDDFSAHNQEEIVKAWIESKGYHLGNIMNAFRLAIVGESKGPHMFDITAVIGKGETVVRLQKAIEEIKIS